Proteins encoded within one genomic window of Streptomyces sp. NBC_01314:
- a CDS encoding AbgT family transporter translates to MRTPDSRAEEVPDTEFGEGSRGSRLLDLVERAGNALPHPFWLFWLLGAMVAVVSWALHASGLRVEDPSSGDLIGVRSALSADAVRDLITGAQDSFVTFGPLGTVLMVMLGVAVAERSGLFEALARRLLSGLSPRTVVLGVALGGVLGKFLSDSAYVVLIPLGAVAFRAVGRSPMLGMIVAFVSINAAGDANPLIAPGDALYASVATEAARLVDKDVVVRATDNMYFTTVSAFVLAGTIALVVDRFLAKREHHLTPDADLEAVAARQVVAADVDDATELRALRLTGLAVLGYAALIVFAMLPSSSPLRGEGGALVESTFMNAISVFLTVFFLLVGAVYGRLTGQIRGSRAIPEFMAEGVRSIAPLLVLFFAVSQFLALFKWTNIATVVAVEGADFLRELGAPTLLLFTLLIVTVALMNLVITSGSALWTLVAPALVPMLMLLGTSPATTMALYRIADSCTNSITPMSTSFMLCVGYLQTLRRRAGIGTLVSFTLPIAMVMLVVWTLLFFAWYALGIPLGPGAPVR, encoded by the coding sequence ATGAGAACACCCGACAGCCGCGCCGAGGAGGTGCCGGACACCGAGTTCGGCGAGGGGAGCCGCGGCTCCCGACTCCTCGACCTGGTCGAGCGCGCGGGCAACGCGCTGCCGCACCCGTTCTGGCTGTTCTGGCTCCTGGGCGCGATGGTCGCCGTCGTCAGCTGGGCGCTGCACGCCTCCGGTCTGCGGGTCGAGGACCCCTCCTCGGGTGACCTGATCGGCGTGCGCAGCGCCCTGTCGGCGGACGCCGTACGGGATCTGATCACCGGGGCACAGGACTCCTTCGTCACCTTCGGCCCGCTCGGCACGGTGCTGATGGTGATGCTGGGGGTCGCGGTCGCCGAGCGTTCGGGGCTCTTCGAGGCGCTGGCCCGCCGCCTGCTGTCGGGGCTGTCCCCGCGCACGGTCGTTCTGGGGGTGGCGCTGGGCGGCGTGTTGGGCAAGTTCCTGTCCGACTCCGCGTACGTGGTGCTCATCCCACTCGGTGCGGTGGCCTTCCGGGCGGTGGGACGCTCCCCCATGCTCGGCATGATCGTCGCGTTCGTCTCCATCAACGCCGCGGGCGACGCCAATCCGCTGATCGCGCCCGGTGACGCGCTGTACGCCTCCGTGGCCACGGAGGCCGCGCGGCTCGTCGACAAGGACGTGGTGGTCCGTGCGACGGACAACATGTACTTCACCACCGTCTCCGCGTTCGTGCTGGCCGGCACGATCGCCCTGGTCGTGGACCGGTTCCTCGCCAAACGCGAGCACCATCTGACGCCCGACGCCGACCTGGAGGCCGTCGCGGCCCGGCAGGTGGTCGCCGCCGACGTCGACGACGCCACCGAGCTGCGCGCCCTGCGGCTGACCGGGCTGGCCGTGTTGGGCTACGCCGCACTGATCGTTTTCGCGATGCTGCCATCCTCGTCACCCTTGCGCGGTGAGGGGGGCGCGCTCGTGGAGTCCACGTTCATGAACGCCATCTCCGTCTTCCTCACTGTGTTCTTCCTGCTCGTCGGCGCCGTGTACGGGCGGCTCACCGGGCAGATCCGGGGAAGCCGCGCGATACCGGAGTTCATGGCGGAGGGCGTGCGCTCCATCGCGCCGCTGCTGGTGCTCTTCTTCGCCGTGTCCCAGTTCCTCGCCCTGTTCAAGTGGACCAACATCGCCACGGTCGTCGCGGTCGAGGGCGCGGACTTCCTCAGGGAACTGGGCGCGCCCACACTGCTGCTGTTCACCCTGCTGATCGTCACGGTCGCGCTGATGAACCTCGTCATCACCTCCGGCTCCGCCCTGTGGACCCTGGTCGCCCCCGCGCTGGTGCCGATGCTGATGCTGCTCGGCACCAGCCCGGCCACCACCATGGCGCTCTACCGCATCGCCGACTCCTGCACGAACTCCATCACGCCGATGAGCACGTCGTTCATGCTCTGCGTCGGCTATCTGCAGACCCTCCGCCGCAGGGCCGGCATCGGCACCCTGGTCTCCTTCACCCTGCCCATCGCCATGGTCATGCTCGTGGTGTGGACGCTGCTGTTCTTCGCCTGGTACGCGCTGGGGATCCCGCTCGGTCCGGGCGCCCCGGTGCGGTGA
- a CDS encoding DUF5937 family protein — protein MSIVLDLGGLGPADLAVGPSALSELMASLHILAEPEHHPEAADWTARAAAAGPELRDELSVFAPLWARYRCRLFFPRTLPPPPDLDEELTAISALSAEDFLRLVAPGVLGTNAQPVPPAHELRVGTAVAEDYVRRCLRRSYARGELARLLVVAPLELRDRLLTVVRAADTAFFAEDWRTLRPALEEHARAVRRRLAPLPQPSAGGTPAPLRSPAEVLTELLPTAARVGPGERVRLDKLQIDEVKVAPRSLVLVPSARVWPHLTVKNERGSCVVVQYAARGTTPAGELTLRDLHDRLMALNSPARMELCRHLLGEPITTSELAARLGSSEPQVSRALRTLRDAGLVRSTRDGKLVRHRLATDVVQRLGHDVLATVAR, from the coding sequence GTGAGCATCGTCCTCGACCTCGGAGGGCTCGGCCCCGCGGACCTCGCGGTCGGGCCTTCCGCGCTGTCGGAACTGATGGCGAGCCTGCACATCCTCGCCGAACCCGAGCATCACCCGGAGGCCGCCGACTGGACGGCCCGCGCCGCCGCGGCGGGCCCCGAACTGCGCGACGAGCTGTCCGTGTTCGCTCCACTGTGGGCCCGCTACCGCTGCCGCCTGTTCTTTCCCAGGACGTTGCCGCCACCGCCGGACCTGGACGAGGAACTGACGGCGATCTCGGCGCTGTCGGCCGAGGACTTCCTGCGGCTGGTGGCACCCGGCGTCCTCGGCACCAACGCGCAGCCCGTACCGCCGGCCCATGAGCTGCGCGTCGGCACCGCGGTCGCGGAGGACTACGTACGCCGCTGCCTTCGTCGCTCCTACGCCCGCGGTGAGCTGGCGCGCCTGCTGGTGGTGGCGCCGCTGGAGCTGCGGGACCGGCTGCTGACGGTGGTGCGGGCGGCCGACACCGCGTTCTTCGCCGAGGACTGGCGCACCCTGCGGCCCGCCCTGGAGGAGCACGCCCGGGCGGTACGCCGCCGGCTGGCGCCCCTCCCCCAGCCGTCGGCCGGGGGGACCCCCGCCCCGCTCCGCTCGCCCGCCGAGGTGCTCACCGAGCTGCTGCCGACCGCGGCCCGGGTCGGGCCCGGGGAGCGGGTACGGCTGGACAAGCTGCAGATCGACGAGGTGAAGGTGGCTCCGCGCTCCCTCGTCCTCGTGCCGTCCGCCCGGGTGTGGCCGCATCTGACGGTCAAGAACGAGCGCGGGTCGTGCGTCGTGGTGCAGTACGCGGCGCGGGGCACCACACCGGCCGGGGAGCTGACGCTGCGGGATCTGCACGACCGGCTGATGGCGTTGAACTCCCCGGCCCGGATGGAGCTGTGCCGCCATCTGCTGGGCGAGCCCATCACCACCTCGGAACTCGCCGCCCGCCTCGGCTCCAGCGAACCACAGGTCTCCCGCGCCCTGCGGACCCTGCGCGACGCGGGCCTGGTCCGCTCCACCCGGGACGGCAAGCTGGTACGACACCGGCTGGCCACGGATGTCGTCCAGCGGCTGGGCCACGACGTGCTGGCGACCGTGGCCCGGTGA
- a CDS encoding cytochrome P450 codes for MATTVGQPAEHDIGLSRLRHDPYPAYRYLREHDPVARVPEAGRYLVTRHADIMHVERHPEIFLSSENPSLMTRSIGETLLRQDGAAHQRLRRAAEPPLRPRVVKEHWLPVFRRNTADLLSVLAERGEGDLFADFAGPIAARNLAALLGLRGVGDEDMRQWSQAIIDAAGNYGEDPEIWARCARAVADLDAAMDEILPVLRRDPDPSVVSAMLHADDPLTEDEIRTNIRVFLGGGLNEPRDSIATATYALLTHDEQRRDVEAEPALWKRVFEEAVRWVSPIGMYPRRVATHTDLAGRVLEPGDKLGIVIASGNHDERVFDRPERFDIHRAETGHIAFGGGPHFCLGTWVSRAAVAQIALPGLFGALPGLRLTDEAVPFEGWVFRGPLRLGATWNS; via the coding sequence ATGGCGACGACCGTCGGTCAACCTGCCGAGCACGACATCGGTCTGAGCCGCCTGCGGCACGACCCCTACCCCGCCTACCGGTACCTCCGGGAGCACGACCCCGTGGCCCGGGTGCCGGAGGCGGGCCGCTACCTGGTCACCCGGCACGCGGACATCATGCACGTCGAACGGCACCCCGAGATCTTCCTGTCCTCGGAGAACCCCTCCCTGATGACAAGGTCGATCGGTGAGACCCTGCTGCGTCAGGACGGTGCCGCCCACCAGCGGCTGCGCCGGGCCGCCGAGCCACCGCTGCGGCCGAGAGTCGTGAAGGAGCACTGGCTCCCGGTGTTCCGGCGCAACACCGCCGACCTCCTCTCCGTACTCGCCGAGCGCGGCGAGGGCGACCTGTTCGCCGACTTCGCCGGACCGATCGCGGCCCGTAACCTGGCCGCCCTGCTGGGCCTGCGCGGGGTCGGGGACGAGGACATGCGGCAGTGGTCGCAGGCGATCATCGACGCCGCCGGGAACTACGGCGAGGATCCGGAGATCTGGGCCCGCTGCGCCCGCGCGGTCGCCGACCTCGACGCGGCGATGGACGAGATCCTGCCCGTCCTGCGCCGCGACCCCGACCCGTCCGTCGTCTCCGCGATGCTGCACGCCGACGATCCACTGACCGAGGACGAGATCCGGACCAACATCAGGGTCTTCCTCGGCGGCGGCCTCAACGAGCCCCGCGACTCCATCGCCACCGCCACGTACGCCCTGCTCACCCACGACGAGCAGCGGCGCGACGTCGAGGCCGAACCCGCCCTGTGGAAGCGGGTGTTCGAGGAAGCCGTCCGCTGGGTCTCGCCCATCGGCATGTACCCGCGCCGGGTCGCCACGCACACGGATCTCGCCGGACGCGTCCTGGAGCCCGGCGACAAGCTGGGCATCGTCATCGCCTCCGGCAACCACGACGAACGGGTCTTCGACCGTCCCGAACGCTTCGACATCCACCGCGCCGAGACCGGCCATATCGCCTTCGGCGGCGGCCCGCACTTCTGCCTCGGCACCTGGGTCTCCCGCGCCGCCGTCGCCCAGATCGCCCTGCCCGGTCTCTTCGGCGCCCTGCCCGGTCTGCGCCTCACCGACGAGGCCGTGCCCTTCGAGGGCTGGGTCTTCCGGGGCCCGCTCCGGCTCGGCGCCACCTGGAACAGCTGA
- a CDS encoding 2Fe-2S iron-sulfur cluster-binding protein translates to MPKVTYAQPDGTETVLDLVPGTTVMRGAVTGGVRGIVAECGGNLMCATCHVYVDLDEATPAPFSPVTPDEDELLDCTATPREAGSRLSCQLGLTDRTADIVVRVPESQT, encoded by the coding sequence ATGCCGAAAGTCACCTACGCCCAGCCGGACGGCACCGAGACCGTCCTCGACCTGGTCCCCGGCACCACCGTGATGCGTGGCGCCGTCACGGGCGGAGTACGCGGCATCGTCGCCGAGTGCGGCGGCAACCTGATGTGCGCCACCTGCCACGTCTATGTAGACCTCGACGAGGCCACCCCGGCCCCTTTCTCCCCCGTCACCCCCGACGAGGACGAACTCCTCGACTGCACGGCCACACCCCGCGAGGCGGGCAGCAGGCTCAGCTGTCAGCTGGGGCTGACGGACCGGACCGCCGACATCGTCGTACGGGTCCCGGAATCCCAGACATGA
- a CDS encoding ABC-F family ATP-binding cassette domain-containing protein, translated as MTATALPARDRAQLTCAGLRVDRGGRTVLHDVEMKVSPGSRWGVVGENGRGKSTLLHVLAGALAPDEGEVHRVGTFALAEQEMPADDERAVGDVVDEYLADARAALRRLDAAAVALTEERPDAVQEYADALEVAQALDAWDADRRVDVALAGLGAVSDRARPLSTLSVGQRHRVRLACLLGAEYDFLLLDEPTNHLDPAALEYLTARLRAHPGGVVVVSHDRALLSDVATTVLDLDPTRDGRPQAYGGGYAGYREGREAERIRWEAEYEQQQTEQVRLKQALSEAQNRLSTSWRPDKGTPRHQRATRAGALARSVHRRQDDLERHKVTAPVPPRRFHMPELPARPGVLLLRAHEVSVHGRLHRSTTLAVASGDRLAVTGPNGAGKSTLLSVLAGQIAPTMGRVHRARTVRLHLLGQESPPATRRRARDLYEAHTARLVTAGVLAQGEVVGLGALGLLGSRDAGKPVAELSTGQQRRLDLALALAARPHVLLLDEPTNHLSIALVDELTEALHATDAAVVVATHDRQLRRDIHDWPRLTLSRPEATHRAGPRAR; from the coding sequence GTGACTGCCACAGCCTTGCCTGCCCGCGACCGGGCTCAGTTGACCTGCGCCGGTCTCCGCGTCGACCGTGGTGGGCGCACCGTGCTGCACGACGTCGAGATGAAGGTGTCCCCGGGATCCCGCTGGGGCGTCGTCGGCGAGAACGGACGCGGTAAGTCGACCCTGTTGCATGTCCTGGCCGGTGCGCTCGCCCCCGACGAGGGGGAGGTCCACCGTGTGGGCACCTTCGCCCTGGCCGAGCAGGAGATGCCGGCGGATGACGAGCGCGCGGTCGGCGACGTCGTCGACGAGTACCTCGCCGATGCCCGCGCCGCCCTCCGGCGCCTGGACGCCGCCGCGGTGGCCCTGACGGAGGAACGGCCCGACGCGGTACAGGAGTACGCCGACGCGCTGGAGGTGGCGCAGGCGTTGGACGCCTGGGACGCCGACCGCCGCGTCGATGTCGCCCTCGCCGGACTCGGTGCCGTCAGCGACAGGGCCCGCCCGCTCTCCACGCTCTCCGTGGGCCAGCGCCATCGGGTCCGGCTGGCCTGTCTGCTGGGCGCCGAGTACGACTTCCTGCTGCTGGACGAGCCGACGAACCACCTCGATCCGGCGGCGCTGGAGTACCTGACCGCCAGGCTGCGCGCCCACCCCGGAGGTGTGGTGGTGGTCAGCCACGACCGGGCGCTGCTGTCCGACGTGGCGACCACGGTCCTCGACCTCGACCCCACCCGTGACGGCCGCCCGCAGGCTTACGGCGGCGGGTACGCCGGCTACCGCGAGGGCCGGGAGGCCGAGCGGATCCGGTGGGAGGCGGAGTACGAGCAGCAGCAGACCGAACAGGTCCGCCTCAAGCAGGCTCTGTCGGAGGCGCAGAACCGGCTGAGCACGAGTTGGCGTCCGGACAAGGGCACCCCCAGGCACCAGCGCGCCACCCGGGCCGGTGCCCTGGCCCGCTCCGTGCACCGCCGCCAGGACGACCTGGAACGCCACAAGGTCACCGCGCCCGTACCACCGCGGCGTTTCCACATGCCCGAACTCCCCGCCCGTCCCGGCGTCCTGCTGCTGCGCGCACACGAGGTGAGCGTCCACGGCCGGTTGCACCGGTCGACCACCCTGGCGGTGGCGTCCGGCGACCGGCTGGCCGTCACCGGACCGAACGGAGCCGGCAAGTCCACGCTGCTGTCCGTTCTGGCCGGGCAGATCGCGCCCACCATGGGCCGGGTACACCGGGCGCGCACCGTACGTCTGCATCTCCTGGGCCAGGAGTCGCCGCCCGCGACGCGGCGACGAGCCCGCGACCTCTACGAGGCGCACACCGCGCGGCTGGTGACCGCCGGGGTCCTCGCACAGGGCGAGGTCGTGGGGCTCGGGGCGCTGGGTCTGCTCGGCTCACGCGACGCGGGGAAGCCGGTGGCCGAACTGTCGACGGGTCAGCAGCGCCGTCTCGACCTCGCCCTGGCACTCGCCGCCCGGCCGCACGTCCTGCTGCTGGACGAGCCGACCAACCACCTGTCCATCGCCCTCGTCGACGAACTCACCGAAGCCCTGCACGCCACGGACGCGGCCGTCGTCGTCGCCACACACGACCGCCAGCTGCGACGCGACATCCACGACTGGCCACGCCTGACGCTGTCCCGACCGGAGGCGACGCACCGGGCAGGGCCGAGGGCCCGCTGA
- a CDS encoding carbonic anhydrase family protein, giving the protein MPRTTPATTTTPAPSAFRSPLLTQSPVDIRAQDTYPCALPPLRFHHPTGLDLRLHFDGPGRRRPESGPRRSGRAGCVRDDEGAVKAEPPPGEECLLRVGSDRYELVDVHWHMPSEHTVGGVAFPMEQHMKYRRVTDDVGPAEAGDSGYTVVGVFVHPGQANDSLDRLLTSARRDERPWAVPDVELDALLPPCTESYRYLGSTTVCPYTPGVRWNLLTHPVQVSVTALAHYRRLFPRGNARAVQPLGDRRIAVDRHRWW; this is encoded by the coding sequence ATGCCCCGAACCACACCCGCAACCACAACCACACCCGCGCCGTCCGCTTTCCGCAGCCCGCTCCTGACACAGAGCCCGGTCGACATCCGCGCCCAGGACACCTACCCCTGCGCCCTGCCGCCCCTACGGTTCCACCACCCGACGGGACTTGACCTGCGCCTGCACTTCGACGGTCCGGGCAGGCGCAGGCCCGAGAGCGGCCCTCGTCGGAGCGGCCGGGCCGGATGCGTCCGGGACGACGAGGGTGCCGTCAAGGCCGAGCCGCCGCCCGGTGAAGAGTGCCTGTTGCGGGTGGGCTCGGACCGCTACGAGCTGGTCGACGTGCACTGGCACATGCCCTCCGAGCACACCGTCGGCGGCGTGGCGTTCCCGATGGAACAACACATGAAGTACCGGCGCGTGACCGATGACGTCGGCCCGGCCGAAGCGGGGGACAGCGGCTACACGGTCGTCGGCGTCTTCGTCCACCCGGGACAGGCCAACGACTCCCTGGACCGCCTGCTGACCTCGGCCCGCCGCGACGAACGGCCCTGGGCGGTCCCCGATGTCGAACTCGACGCACTGCTGCCGCCCTGCACCGAGTCCTACCGCTACCTCGGCTCCACCACCGTCTGCCCTTACACCCCAGGAGTGCGCTGGAACCTGCTGACCCACCCCGTCCAGGTCTCGGTCACCGCTCTGGCGCACTATCGGAGGCTCTTCCCCAGGGGCAACGCCCGCGCGGTGCAGCCGCTCGGCGACCGACGGATCGCTGTCGACCGCCACCGGTGGTGGTAG
- a CDS encoding C45 family autoproteolytic acyltransferase/hydolase, with the protein MNRQQMTFRAVDVGDGGDGRWASHTQGLWSAAEGWTSEEGRTPEGAKRARKLFEEHMPELVPVLDRLTRQLDRPGGETFLTHAALRPFFSGCTQIGGKGALLRNYDFSPAECEGTIVSSHFLRPVIGMQEAGWGLLDGMNDAGLAVSLTFGGRFVHGPGFAILIVLRYLLETCDTVEEAVGRLRTIPIGIPQNVTLVDPDRAVTVFVGPDIPLTEAPDACAANHQHLPVPDEQEHFSRTQERLETVRATGTDVAAMLKPPLYQYAYDEGLGTIHTAHYRPSEGRVTYHWPGESWEQSFAGFAPGSRTVLLGRTD; encoded by the coding sequence ATGAACCGCCAGCAGATGACCTTTCGCGCGGTTGACGTCGGTGACGGCGGTGACGGGCGGTGGGCCTCGCACACCCAGGGGCTGTGGTCGGCCGCCGAGGGCTGGACGAGCGAGGAGGGCCGGACTCCCGAAGGGGCCAAGCGTGCCCGGAAGCTGTTCGAGGAGCACATGCCGGAGCTGGTCCCGGTGCTCGACCGGCTCACCCGTCAGCTGGACCGGCCCGGCGGGGAAACCTTCCTCACCCACGCCGCCCTACGCCCGTTCTTCTCGGGCTGCACCCAGATCGGCGGCAAGGGCGCCTTGCTGCGCAACTACGACTTCAGCCCCGCCGAGTGCGAGGGCACGATCGTCTCCTCCCACTTCCTCCGGCCGGTGATCGGCATGCAAGAGGCGGGCTGGGGCCTGCTGGACGGGATGAACGACGCCGGGCTCGCGGTCTCGCTCACCTTCGGCGGGCGATTCGTCCACGGTCCCGGCTTCGCCATCCTCATCGTGCTGCGCTATCTGCTGGAGACCTGTGACACCGTCGAGGAAGCGGTCGGCAGACTGCGGACCATACCCATCGGGATCCCGCAGAACGTCACCCTCGTCGACCCCGACCGTGCGGTGACGGTGTTCGTGGGACCGGACATCCCACTGACCGAGGCACCGGACGCCTGCGCAGCCAACCACCAGCACCTGCCCGTGCCCGATGAACAGGAGCACTTCTCCCGGACACAGGAACGGCTGGAGACCGTTCGGGCCACGGGGACGGACGTGGCAGCCATGTTGAAGCCGCCGCTGTATCAGTACGCGTACGACGAGGGGCTGGGAACGATCCACACCGCCCACTACCGGCCCTCGGAGGGCCGCGTGACCTACCACTGGCCCGGCGAGTCCTGGGAGCAGTCCTTCGCCGGCTTCGCCCCGGGATCCCGCACCGTGCTCCTCGGCCGGACGGACTGA
- a CDS encoding RNA ligase, producing the protein MSQAHLTLHELLPPEELAAALEAGHVTRKPHPELPLSIYTYTRTCQYERVWNRVTTRCRGLVADDGTGEIVALPLPKFFNVGEHEAGQPYAPSLPDEPFEVYDKVDGSLAVVFHYAGRWRVASKGSFVSVQATWAQRLLDGKDTSGLVPGVTYLAEILYPENRIVVDYGDRRDVVLLAAFAKDGTEVALAEAATGWLGIGSVVTVRPALPLAELLAMTEGNRLPGGLAATGTDAEGFVLRFASGVRAKAKFAEYVRLHKVLTGVTERDIWRGHGIQRFAGLPAKQVAQALGCSAEDIVASGGRPLDALLEQVPDEFDAWVRGVVAGIEKQVEGRERAIDEAFGSLTHLADDRGAFARAVRELPDAAVRPAMFLRLDERPTELVTYRATRPEASDPFKNDEEN; encoded by the coding sequence ATGAGCCAGGCCCACCTGACTCTTCATGAGCTGCTGCCGCCGGAGGAGCTTGCGGCGGCGCTCGAAGCGGGGCACGTCACGCGCAAGCCGCACCCGGAACTGCCGTTGTCCATCTACACGTACACGAGGACATGCCAGTACGAGCGGGTGTGGAACCGGGTGACCACGCGCTGCCGCGGTCTCGTGGCCGACGACGGCACCGGTGAGATCGTCGCGCTTCCGCTGCCGAAGTTCTTCAACGTCGGTGAGCACGAGGCCGGTCAGCCGTATGCCCCGAGCCTCCCGGACGAGCCGTTCGAGGTGTACGACAAGGTCGACGGCAGTCTGGCGGTGGTGTTCCACTACGCCGGCCGGTGGCGGGTCGCGTCCAAGGGTTCGTTCGTCAGCGTCCAGGCCACCTGGGCGCAGCGGCTGCTCGACGGGAAGGACACCTCCGGTCTCGTTCCCGGGGTGACCTACCTCGCCGAGATCCTGTACCCCGAGAACCGGATCGTCGTCGACTACGGCGACCGGCGTGACGTGGTGCTGCTGGCCGCGTTCGCGAAGGACGGCACCGAGGTCGCCCTCGCGGAGGCCGCGACCGGCTGGCTCGGCATCGGCTCGGTCGTCACCGTCCGGCCCGCCCTGCCGCTCGCCGAGCTGCTGGCCATGACGGAGGGCAACCGGCTGCCCGGCGGCCTGGCGGCCACGGGCACCGACGCGGAGGGCTTCGTGCTGCGCTTCGCGTCGGGCGTACGGGCCAAGGCCAAGTTCGCCGAGTACGTGCGGCTTCACAAGGTGCTCACCGGGGTGACCGAGCGGGACATCTGGCGAGGTCACGGCATCCAGCGGTTCGCGGGCCTGCCGGCCAAGCAGGTGGCGCAGGCGCTGGGCTGCTCGGCCGAGGACATCGTCGCGTCCGGCGGCCGGCCCCTGGACGCGCTGCTGGAGCAGGTGCCCGACGAGTTCGACGCCTGGGTGCGCGGTGTCGTCGCGGGCATCGAGAAGCAGGTGGAGGGCCGCGAGCGGGCGATCGACGAGGCGTTCGGGTCCCTCACGCACCTCGCCGACGACCGGGGGGCCTTCGCCCGCGCGGTGCGGGAACTGCCCGACGCGGCCGTACGTCCCGCCATGTTCCTGCGCCTGGACGAGCGACCCACCGAACTCGTGACGTACCGTGCCACCCGGCCGGAGGCGTCCGACCCCTTCAAGAACGACGAGGAGAACTGA
- a CDS encoding AAA family ATPase — MPVVHVMTGLPASGKTTAARKLQAESEGRLRRVNLDDLRAMLDVPLPEGSERRSYAHEQTVLAIQDAAVRAAVDGGFDVVVDNTHMTPHIPKRLKAAVAGLATFVVHDFTDVPVEECLRRDAERERPVGEEIIRILADKHAKSRRGGWRLTAEWLNDQPPVEPYTADPTLPSAVMCDIDGTLALRGDRGAYDFTRCEEDPLNVSVRGALRAFRGADGDVVVLLSGRGEEHRDRTEAWLRAHEVPYDELWMRAAGDQRRDDVVKAELFDRHVRHRFAVRVSLDDRDRVVAVWRRMGLPTWQVNYGSF, encoded by the coding sequence GTGCCCGTGGTACACGTCATGACGGGGCTCCCCGCCTCGGGGAAGACGACGGCCGCGCGGAAGCTGCAGGCGGAGTCCGAGGGGCGGCTGCGCCGCGTCAACCTCGACGATCTGCGGGCGATGCTCGACGTCCCGCTGCCCGAGGGGTCCGAGCGTCGGTCGTACGCGCACGAGCAGACCGTGCTGGCGATCCAGGACGCGGCGGTACGGGCGGCCGTCGACGGCGGTTTCGACGTCGTCGTGGACAACACGCACATGACACCGCACATCCCGAAGCGGCTGAAGGCCGCGGTGGCGGGGCTGGCCACCTTCGTCGTGCACGACTTCACCGACGTGCCGGTGGAGGAGTGCCTGCGGCGCGACGCCGAGCGGGAGCGGCCGGTCGGCGAGGAGATCATCCGGATCCTCGCCGACAAGCACGCGAAGTCCCGCAGGGGCGGCTGGCGGCTCACCGCGGAGTGGCTGAACGACCAGCCCCCCGTCGAGCCGTACACCGCCGATCCGACGCTTCCCTCGGCGGTCATGTGTGACATCGACGGCACCCTCGCCCTCAGGGGTGACCGGGGCGCCTACGACTTCACGCGCTGTGAGGAGGACCCGCTCAACGTGTCGGTGCGCGGGGCGCTGCGCGCCTTCCGCGGTGCCGACGGCGATGTCGTCGTCCTGCTCTCCGGACGCGGCGAGGAGCACCGCGACCGGACGGAGGCCTGGCTGCGCGCGCACGAGGTCCCGTACGACGAGCTGTGGATGCGCGCCGCCGGTGACCAGCGCCGCGACGACGTGGTCAAGGCCGAGCTCTTCGACCGGCATGTACGCCACCGCTTCGCCGTCCGGGTCTCTCTCGACGACCGCGACCGGGTGGTCGCCGTGTGGCGCCGCATGGGCCTGCCGACGTGGCAGGTCAACTACGGCAGCTTCTAG